A single genomic interval of Dysidea avara chromosome 6, odDysAvar1.4, whole genome shotgun sequence harbors:
- the LOC136258395 gene encoding uncharacterized protein, whose amino-acid sequence MAPSSYGIDWDDAEMYGFHSHRPDGKCGAHVTLFYDGFDKFIEDCNSCLVTREDALFTMELTKAMGKKYEKEQHRVAEFSQLLTGYFGVEVISETKFGYTIDGIIKHFNNPQQRSFTLLILKAKNEVGQGHSDSYNQALSYYYYWNQESNFQSSLCPCYVVELVGPHFEIYGVIDTGTHTARKMQADMLVPMLWLVNQSNDLNAMTHIMKTFKALKNALVKLRGYYDLTPTKSVYPLTFRQPLSYLSEVKRNVYRAVYNGGVNVIVKFVTRYGEDVHKFCSENGFAPELLFCKQVTLQYIMIIMKEVKGVTVTKYLRQNENNDSVKVDVKNQCDKILKNMHASKYCHGDFRPSNLIVDESCKLFVIDFDWSGKAGLTKYPYFMNHCGIDWADGESDGQLLQPDHDTHLCDKHLFLC is encoded by the coding sequence ATGGCTCCAAGTAGTTATGGAATTGATTGGGATGATGCAGAGATGTACGGCTTTCATTCTCACCGGCCTGATGGAAAATGTGGAGCCCATGTCACTCTATTTTACGATGGCTTTGATAAATTCATAGAAGACTGCAACAGCTGCCTTGTTACTCGTGAAGATGCATTGTTCACAATGGAGTTAACAAAAGCTATGGGTAAGAAATATGAAAAAGAACAACATAGAGTAGCCGAATTTAGCCAACTGTTAACTGGTTATTTTGGAGTTGAAGTAATTTCAGAGACTAAATTTGGGTATACAATTGATGGCATTATCAAACATTTCAATAATCCACAACAAAGGTCGTTTACCTTGTTGATTTTAAAAGCAAAGAACGAAGTTGGACAGGGACATTCTGATTCCTACAACCAGGCTCTGTCATATTACTATTACTGGAACCAAGAGTCTAATTTCCAAAGTAGCCTTTGTCCGTGTTATGTTGTGGAATTAGTTGGCCCACACTTTGAAATTTATGGTGTAATTGATACTGGCACCCATACTGCCCGTAAGATGCAAGCAGACATGTTGGTACCGATGCTTTGGTTAGTTAATCAAAGTAATGACTTGAACGCAATGACGCATATTATGAAAACATTCAAGGCCTTGAAGAACGCATTAGTAAAGCTCCGAGGATACTATGACTTGACTCCAACAAAATCTGTGTATCCACTTACATTCAGACAGCCCCTATCATACCTATCAGAAGTGAAAAGGAATGTATACAGAGCAGTATATAATGGTGGTGTTAATGTAATTGTGAAATTCGTTACAAGATATGGCGAAGATGTGCATAAGTTCTGTTCGGAGAATGGTTTTGCTCCAGAGCTGTTGTtttgcaaacaagtcactttgcaATACATAATGATTATAATGAAGGAAGTAAAAGGGGTCACAGTGACGAAGTATTTGCGGCAGAACGAAAACAATGATTCAGTCAAAGTTGATGTTAAAAACCAGTGCGATAAAATACTAAAAAATATGCATGCATCAAAGTACTGTCACGGTGATTTTCGTCCTTCTAACCTTATAGTTGATGAAAGCTGCAAACTGTTTGTGATTGACTTTGATTGGTCTGGTAAGGCTGGTTTAACCAAGTACCCTTATTTTATGAACCATTGTGGAATTGACTGGGCAGATGGTGAAAGTGATGGTCAATTGTTGCAACCAGATCATGATACACATTTATGTGACAAACATTTATTCTTATGTTAA
- the LOC136258394 gene encoding uncharacterized protein, producing the protein MAILFRVLVTLHGVLNPPYTGNSSEWWLLFIFNSVVTWFQRCSEYNWSLYIKAKHQLSDSIKAQCKDHLQSLTVQSKFEDSAELESSCKTWNRLLKGFHPGQLSFLLCAASDTLPTAVNLQRWSILCEAKCLLCDSRRPTTAHVLSSCPAALNQQRYTYRHDQVLRVLATKLSEAFADIPFVKVFADIPNFHADNSPQSTIPMSLLITSYRPDIVIYNSQSSSITLLELTCPLDSIHHIQSARNRKQSKTEYLQLLAEFDRLNIANYYDTIEITVLGHFQVSSIKNLSSLLNFVQADIRISKHIIKEWLDAAASASISASQRIFLARNCTEWCTN; encoded by the coding sequence atggctattctcttcagagtgttggttactctccatggggtattaaatcctccctacactgggaactcttcagagtggtggttgctctttatttttaacagtgtagtgacctggtttcaacgttGTTCTGAGTATAATTGGTCGTTATATATTAAGGCTAAGCACCAGTTGTCAGATTCCATCAAAGCTCAATGCAAAGATCATTTACAGTCACTAACTGTTCAGTCAAAGTTTGAGGATTCCGCTGAACTAGAGAGCTCCTGTAAAACTTGGAACAGGCTACTGAAGGGATTCCACCCCGGTCAATTGTCATTCCTCCTTTGTGCAGCATCTGACACTCTACCCACCGCTGTGAATTTACAGAGATGGTCCATCCTATGTGAAGCGAAGTGTTTGCTTTGCGATTCACGGCGCCCAACAACTGCTCATGTTTTAAGTAGCTGCCCTGCAGCATTAAATCAACAGCGGTATACCTACCGTCATGATCAGGTTCTTCGTGTTTTGGCCACTAAACTTTCTGAAGCATTTGCTGACATCCCATTTGTTAAAGTGTTTGCTGATATACCTAATTTCCATGCTGATAATTCTCCACAGTCTACAATTCCGATGAGTCTCCTTATTACATCCTACCGTCCAGACATTGTAATATATAATTCCCAGAGTTCTTCCATCACTCTGTTGGAACTAACATGCCCTCTGGACTCCATCCATCACATCCAGTCTGCTCGCAATAGGAAGCAGAGCAAAACTGAGTATCTGCAGCTGTTGGCTGAATTTGATCGCCTAAATATTGCTAACTATTATGACACCATTGAAATCACGGTACTtggtcattttcaagtgtcttcCATCAAGAATTTATCTAGTTTGTTAAACTTTGTTCAAGCTGATATAAGGATTTCGAAGCACATTATTAAGGAATGGTTAGATGctgctgcctctgccagtatctctgcctctcagagaatttttctagcacgaaactgtacagagtggtgcacaaattag